In Salinigranum marinum, one DNA window encodes the following:
- a CDS encoding DUF7344 domain-containing protein: MTLRDLAEQIAVTDQQTEIEALSQEAVEEIEVALHHVHAPKLADAGYVDYDARRRLVGLTDEGRQLGVETECDDRIESSESVTVDLCLDTISDLHEMIRSHDRLSVRMSYDEIIGTLLTEVDASEDRPVEDEEEAR; the protein is encoded by the coding sequence ATGACGCTTCGCGACCTCGCCGAGCAGATCGCCGTCACCGACCAGCAGACCGAGATCGAAGCACTCAGCCAGGAGGCCGTCGAGGAGATCGAAGTCGCGCTTCACCACGTGCACGCGCCGAAACTCGCGGACGCGGGCTACGTCGACTACGACGCCCGGCGACGGCTCGTGGGACTGACGGACGAGGGTCGGCAACTCGGGGTGGAGACCGAATGCGACGACCGGATCGAGTCGTCGGAGAGCGTCACGGTCGACCTGTGTCTCGACACCATCTCCGACCTCCACGAGATGATTCGGAGTCACGACCGGCTGTCCGTCCGGATGAGCTACGACGAGATCATCGGGACGCTTCTCACGGAGGTCGACGCGAGCGAGGACAGACCGGTCGAAGACGAAGAGGAAGCCCGGTAG
- a CDS encoding excinuclease ABC subunit C — protein sequence MEPNEVRARAGDLPRSPGVYQFVAGEATLYVGKAVDLRSRVRSYADPRGERIRRMVAAAETVDVAVTDTETQALLLEANLIKRHQPRYNVRLKDDKSYPLVQLTDHSVPRIEVTRDPEPGATVFGPFTDKGRVETVVKALRETYGLRGCSDHKYAGRDRPCLDYEMGLCSAPCTGEIGEESYRDDVAAAVRFFEGETGVLADPLSREMEAAAQAQEFERAANLRDRLSVVEAFHGGGEEAVSSRGDERTVDVLGAAIEGDAATVARLHAERGQLVDRSRHRLDAPDGRDAAVAALLSAFLPQYYAERDLPDAVLLSERPDDEDVVAWLEAEGVAVRVPGTGREAKLVELALKNARRSDGRTDGVGALAEALSIPRPERIEGFDVSHAQGRAVVGSDVCFVGGDADTAAYRRKKLTEGNDDYLHMRELIGWRAERAVEARDDRPDPDLLLVDGGRGQLDAARAALDAVGWDVPVVALAKEEEVVVTPTRRHDWPSTDPSLHLLQRVRDEAHRFAVQYHQTLRDDVSTVLDEVPGVGPETRTKLLRRFGSVDAIRAASLDDLTDVPGVGEKTARTLTERL from the coding sequence GTGGAACCGAACGAGGTCCGCGCACGCGCCGGCGACCTCCCGCGGAGCCCCGGCGTGTATCAGTTCGTCGCGGGTGAGGCCACGCTGTACGTCGGGAAGGCGGTCGACCTCCGCAGCCGTGTCCGGTCGTACGCCGATCCCCGCGGGGAGCGGATCCGCCGGATGGTCGCCGCCGCCGAAACGGTCGACGTCGCCGTGACCGACACGGAGACGCAGGCCCTCCTGTTGGAGGCGAACCTGATCAAGCGGCACCAGCCGCGGTACAACGTCCGACTGAAGGACGACAAGTCCTACCCGCTGGTGCAGTTGACCGACCACTCCGTCCCGCGCATCGAGGTGACGCGTGACCCCGAACCGGGAGCGACGGTGTTCGGCCCCTTTACCGACAAGGGTCGGGTCGAAACAGTAGTAAAAGCGCTCCGGGAGACGTACGGCCTGCGGGGCTGTTCCGACCACAAGTACGCCGGCCGCGACCGGCCCTGTCTCGACTACGAGATGGGGCTCTGCTCGGCCCCCTGTACGGGCGAGATCGGAGAGGAGAGCTACCGCGACGACGTCGCGGCGGCCGTCCGGTTCTTCGAGGGCGAGACGGGCGTGCTCGCCGACCCGCTCTCGCGGGAGATGGAGGCGGCGGCGCAGGCCCAGGAGTTCGAGCGCGCGGCGAATCTCAGGGACCGACTGTCGGTGGTCGAAGCCTTCCACGGCGGCGGCGAGGAGGCCGTCAGCAGCCGTGGCGACGAGCGGACCGTGGACGTCCTCGGCGCGGCGATCGAGGGCGACGCCGCGACCGTCGCGCGCCTCCACGCCGAGCGGGGGCAGCTCGTCGACCGCTCCCGGCACCGCCTCGACGCGCCCGACGGGCGCGACGCGGCCGTCGCGGCGCTGTTGAGCGCGTTCCTCCCGCAGTACTACGCCGAGCGCGACCTCCCCGACGCGGTGTTGCTCTCGGAACGGCCCGACGACGAGGACGTGGTCGCCTGGCTCGAAGCCGAGGGCGTCGCCGTCCGCGTGCCGGGGACGGGGCGAGAGGCGAAACTCGTCGAACTCGCGCTGAAGAACGCCCGCCGGAGCGACGGCCGGACGGACGGCGTGGGCGCGCTCGCCGAGGCGCTCTCGATCCCCCGCCCCGAACGGATCGAGGGGTTCGACGTGAGCCACGCCCAGGGCCGGGCCGTCGTGGGAAGCGACGTCTGTTTCGTCGGCGGCGACGCCGACACCGCGGCCTACCGCCGAAAGAAGCTCACCGAGGGGAACGACGACTACCTGCACATGCGCGAGCTGATCGGCTGGCGGGCCGAGCGCGCGGTCGAGGCCCGCGACGACCGCCCCGACCCGGATCTCCTCCTCGTCGACGGCGGCCGCGGCCAACTCGACGCCGCCCGCGCCGCGCTCGACGCGGTCGGCTGGGACGTCCCGGTCGTCGCGCTGGCGAAAGAAGAGGAGGTCGTCGTCACCCCTACCCGCAGACACGACTGGCCGTCGACCGATCCGAGCCTGCACCTGCTCCAGCGGGTCCGCGACGAGGCCCACCGCTTCGCCGTGCAGTACCACCAGACGCTCCGCGACGATGTCTCGACGGTGCTGGACGAGGTGCCCGGCGTCGGTCCCGAGACGCGGACGAAACTGCTCCGGCGGTTCGGGAGCGTCGACGCGATCCGGGCGGCCTCCCTCGACGATCTGACCGACGTGCCCGGCGTGGGTGAGAAGACGGCGCGGACGCTCACGGAGCGGCTGTAG
- a CDS encoding CPBP family glutamic-type intramembrane protease, with protein MPASSTDARPLARPTSLERRRVVVFLALAFGIAWTVGGVIAATGGLRDSPPLVAGFSLATALLATGYMFAPAVAHALTRLLTDEGFDGARRLLRPNLPAAIRSYLLAWLAPAVLTICGVGLFFILFPAQFDPTLATVRDLLPPEAPLTPELVVAVQVGAALTVGPAINTLFAVGEEFGWRGYLLPKLLPLGPRVAVGSVGVVWGVWHWPILAMGYNYGFGYPGAPWTGMLAMVPMTVATGTFLAWVTLRSGSVWPAALGHGAINAVGGVGALLSRPSPPLLFGPTVTGLVVVVPWLVAATWLFSGPERLDPGVS; from the coding sequence ATGCCCGCGTCCTCTACAGACGCACGCCCGCTGGCCCGCCCTACCTCCCTCGAACGTCGTCGCGTCGTCGTGTTCCTCGCGCTCGCGTTCGGCATCGCGTGGACCGTCGGCGGCGTCATCGCGGCCACGGGTGGGCTCCGCGACAGTCCGCCGCTCGTCGCCGGCTTCAGCCTCGCGACCGCCCTCCTCGCCACCGGCTACATGTTCGCGCCCGCCGTCGCGCACGCGCTCACGCGCCTGCTGACCGACGAGGGGTTCGACGGTGCCCGACGCCTCCTCCGCCCGAATCTCCCGGCCGCGATACGGTCGTACCTCCTCGCGTGGCTCGCGCCCGCCGTGCTCACGATCTGCGGGGTCGGCCTCTTTTTTATCCTGTTCCCCGCGCAGTTCGACCCGACGCTCGCGACGGTCAGAGACCTTCTCCCGCCCGAGGCCCCACTGACGCCCGAACTCGTCGTCGCCGTCCAGGTCGGTGCGGCGCTCACCGTCGGCCCCGCGATCAACACCCTGTTCGCCGTCGGCGAGGAGTTCGGCTGGCGCGGCTACCTCCTCCCGAAGCTCCTCCCGCTCGGGCCGCGCGTGGCCGTCGGCAGCGTCGGCGTCGTCTGGGGCGTCTGGCACTGGCCGATCCTCGCCATGGGCTACAACTACGGGTTCGGCTACCCGGGCGCGCCGTGGACGGGGATGCTCGCAATGGTTCCGATGACGGTCGCGACGGGGACGTTCCTCGCGTGGGTGACGCTCCGGTCGGGCAGTGTGTGGCCCGCGGCGCTCGGCCATGGCGCGATCAACGCCGTTGGCGGGGTCGGCGCCCTCCTCTCCCGACCGTCGCCGCCGCTGCTTTTCGGCCCGACCGTCACCGGCCTCGTCGTGGTAGTTCCCTGGCTCGTGGCGGCGACGTGGCTGTTCTCCGGGCCGGAACGGCTGGATCCCGGGGTGTCGTAG
- the mdh gene encoding malate dehydrogenase — MTKVSVVGAAGTVGAAAGYNIALRDICDELVLVDIPKMEDKTVGQAADTNHGIAYDSNTRVVQGGYEATEGSDVVVITAGIPRKEGQTRIDLAGDNAPIMQDIHDSLAEYNDDFVSITTSNPVDLLNRHLYEVGDRAREKVIGFGGRLDSARFRYVLAERFDVPVKNVEATILGEHGDAQVPVFSKVRVDGADPSFTDDEKEEILSDLQESAMDVISRKGATEWGPATGVAHMTEAVLRDTGAVLPGSIKLDGEFGQEDTAFGVPVKLGSEGVEEVVEWDLDEYEEGLLEEASEKLSTQYEKTTADL, encoded by the coding sequence ATGACGAAAGTGAGCGTGGTCGGTGCCGCCGGGACAGTCGGTGCCGCAGCCGGGTACAACATCGCGCTTCGGGACATCTGTGACGAGCTCGTCCTCGTCGACATCCCGAAGATGGAGGACAAGACGGTCGGCCAGGCGGCCGACACGAACCACGGCATCGCCTACGACTCGAACACGCGGGTCGTCCAGGGCGGCTACGAGGCCACCGAGGGGTCGGACGTCGTCGTCATCACGGCGGGCATCCCGCGCAAGGAGGGCCAGACGCGGATCGACCTCGCGGGCGACAACGCGCCCATCATGCAGGACATCCACGACTCGCTCGCCGAGTACAACGACGACTTCGTCTCCATCACGACGTCGAACCCCGTCGACCTGCTCAACCGCCACCTGTACGAGGTCGGCGACCGCGCCCGCGAGAAGGTGATCGGTTTCGGCGGCCGGCTCGACTCCGCGCGGTTCCGCTACGTCCTCGCCGAGCGCTTCGACGTCCCCGTGAAGAACGTCGAGGCGACGATCCTGGGTGAACACGGCGACGCGCAGGTGCCCGTCTTCTCGAAGGTCCGCGTCGACGGCGCGGATCCGTCGTTCACCGACGATGAGAAAGAGGAGATCCTCTCGGACCTCCAGGAGTCGGCGATGGACGTCATCTCCCGCAAGGGTGCGACGGAGTGGGGACCGGCGACGGGCGTCGCTCACATGACCGAGGCGGTCCTCCGGGACACCGGTGCGGTGCTCCCCGGCTCGATCAAACTCGACGGCGAGTTCGGCCAGGAGGACACCGCGTTCGGCGTCCCCGTGAAGCTCGGCTCCGAGGGCGTCGAGGAGGTCGTCGAGTGGGACCTCGACGAGTACGAGGAGGGACTTCTCGAAGAGGCCTCCGAGAAGCTCTCGACGCAGTACGAGAAGACCACGGCCGACCTCTGA
- a CDS encoding Sjogren's syndrome/scleroderma autoantigen 1 family protein, with amino-acid sequence MSDFDKEAEREKLREKYEHDREKRKETERMSQLLLQGATMTNRHCDTCGDPLFRYQGQEFCATCEGRAQEASAAAAEADEPATDVPGDSGATAGVNGADAPVDAAEPADSGPEPTGDDAEAIAEPGTPPAAIDGEAATGGRATDAAVEPGVSTSEPPASTTRTGTEPDLQAARASLVRTITHHTQRAEAVEDPRRVTDHLTAVREAAEALAALDGRR; translated from the coding sequence ATGAGCGATTTCGACAAGGAGGCGGAGCGAGAGAAGCTCCGCGAGAAGTACGAGCACGACCGGGAGAAGCGCAAGGAGACAGAGCGGATGAGTCAGCTCCTCCTCCAGGGGGCGACGATGACGAACCGCCACTGCGACACCTGCGGCGATCCCCTGTTCAGATACCAGGGTCAGGAGTTCTGCGCGACGTGCGAAGGCCGGGCGCAGGAAGCCAGCGCCGCGGCCGCCGAGGCCGACGAACCCGCGACGGACGTCCCCGGCGACTCCGGGGCGACGGCCGGGGTGAACGGTGCGGACGCGCCGGTCGACGCGGCCGAACCGGCCGACTCGGGGCCCGAGCCGACGGGCGACGACGCGGAGGCGATCGCAGAACCGGGGACCCCGCCCGCGGCGATCGACGGCGAGGCGGCGACCGGCGGCCGCGCGACGGACGCCGCCGTCGAGCCGGGTGTGTCGACGTCCGAGCCGCCGGCGTCGACCACACGGACCGGAACCGAGCCGGACCTCCAGGCGGCGCGCGCGTCGCTCGTCCGGACGATCACACACCACACCCAGCGGGCGGAGGCAGTCGAGGACCCACGCCGGGTGACCGACCACCTCACCGCGGTCCGCGAGGCGGCCGAGGCCCTCGCGGCGCTCGACGGGCGGCGATGA
- a CDS encoding DEAD/DEAH box helicase, with product MAATPENDAFVDHPLLSPAFIERRRYQLRLASAARDAHTLVCLPTGLGKTTVSLLVTAERLHERGGTSLMLAPTKPLVQQHAEFYREALSIPDDEIVVFTGEVRPDDRAALWDDARVVIATPQVVENDLIGNRISLSGVTHLTFDECHRATGDYSYVYIAERYHADASDPLVTGMSASPGGDEEAIVTVCENLGLANVEVMTDEDADVAEYTHDTEVEWNRIELPEQVLEIRDALNDVIADRLEKLTEMGVTNKRSPDLSQKELNGMRAELQRLINAGKSEGYQGMSIHAEVMKLRRAVELVETQSVESVRRYFERQRNAARSSGASKASQRLVAEPKVRKAMRQVESYDGIHPKFSQTRILLAETLGIGGGERVIVFTESRDTAEALVDFLAESFHVRKFVGQSDTEGSEGMTQTEQQETLDEFRAGEFEVLVSTSVAEEGLDVPEVDLVLFFEPVPTAIRSIQRKGRTGRQAEGRVVVLLAEDTRDEAFFWISRRREREMEDELRDLKGVAAELERELEETSLDEFDDGGTSGNDAGDPGTDETGGADAETTATGAGTAATNGGERAKDSSLTEFGATPAELDDDPEAEADPGPGDGDEGENEDEAGVVATAGDAEGEAEAEDGDEEEVEVVVDQRELDSTIARDLSTREGVRTRLETLAVGDYVLSDRVVVERKTVADFLDTLTGGDRSLFEQARDASRHYARPVVVIEGDGLYEERNIHPGAIRGALASLAVDFGVSVLHTRDESDTTELLATIATREQTQRDRAVSVHGEKSAKTLDEQQEYVVSAIADVGPVTAQSLLSALGSVEAVMTATEEELQEVRGVGAKTAARIREVVGSDYAFDESE from the coding sequence ATGGCGGCCACGCCCGAGAACGACGCGTTCGTCGACCACCCGTTGCTCTCGCCGGCGTTCATCGAGCGCCGTCGCTACCAGCTCCGGCTCGCGAGCGCGGCACGGGACGCACACACGCTCGTCTGTCTCCCGACGGGGCTGGGGAAGACGACCGTCTCGCTGCTCGTGACGGCCGAGCGGTTACACGAGCGAGGGGGTACCTCGCTCATGTTGGCCCCGACGAAGCCGCTCGTCCAACAGCACGCGGAGTTTTATCGCGAGGCGCTGTCGATCCCCGACGACGAGATCGTCGTCTTCACCGGGGAGGTCCGCCCCGACGACCGCGCCGCGCTGTGGGACGACGCGCGTGTCGTGATCGCGACGCCGCAGGTCGTCGAGAACGACCTCATCGGCAACCGGATCTCGCTCTCGGGAGTGACGCATCTCACGTTCGACGAGTGCCACCGCGCGACCGGCGACTACTCCTACGTGTACATCGCCGAGCGCTACCACGCCGACGCGTCCGACCCGCTGGTCACCGGCATGTCCGCCTCTCCCGGCGGCGACGAGGAGGCCATCGTCACCGTCTGCGAGAACCTCGGCCTCGCGAACGTCGAGGTCATGACCGACGAGGACGCCGACGTCGCCGAGTACACCCACGACACGGAGGTCGAGTGGAACCGGATCGAACTGCCCGAGCAGGTGCTCGAGATCCGCGACGCGCTCAACGACGTCATCGCCGACCGGCTCGAGAAGCTGACGGAGATGGGCGTGACGAACAAGCGCTCGCCCGATCTGTCCCAGAAGGAGCTCAACGGGATGCGCGCCGAGCTGCAACGGCTGATCAACGCCGGGAAGTCGGAGGGCTACCAGGGCATGTCGATCCACGCGGAGGTGATGAAGCTCCGCCGAGCGGTCGAACTCGTCGAGACTCAGTCCGTCGAATCCGTCCGGCGGTACTTCGAGCGCCAGCGCAACGCCGCGCGGTCGTCGGGCGCGTCGAAAGCGAGCCAGCGCCTCGTCGCCGAGCCCAAGGTCCGAAAGGCGATGCGACAGGTCGAGTCGTACGACGGCATCCACCCGAAGTTCTCGCAGACGCGCATCCTGCTGGCCGAAACGCTTGGAATCGGGGGCGGCGAGCGCGTCATCGTCTTCACCGAGTCGCGCGACACGGCGGAGGCGCTCGTCGACTTCCTGGCCGAGTCGTTCCACGTCCGGAAGTTCGTCGGCCAGTCGGATACGGAGGGGTCGGAGGGGATGACCCAGACCGAACAACAGGAGACGCTCGACGAGTTCCGCGCCGGCGAGTTCGAGGTGCTCGTCTCGACCTCGGTCGCCGAGGAGGGCCTCGACGTCCCCGAGGTCGACCTCGTGCTCTTCTTCGAGCCCGTCCCCACGGCGATCCGGTCGATCCAGCGCAAGGGTCGGACGGGCAGGCAGGCCGAGGGCCGCGTCGTCGTGTTGTTGGCGGAGGATACCCGCGACGAGGCGTTCTTCTGGATCTCGCGACGACGCGAACGCGAGATGGAGGACGAACTCCGCGACCTGAAGGGCGTCGCGGCCGAACTCGAACGCGAGCTAGAGGAGACGAGCCTCGACGAGTTCGACGACGGCGGAACGTCAGGAAACGACGCCGGGGATCCCGGGACCGACGAGACCGGCGGGGCCGACGCGGAGACGACGGCGACCGGAGCGGGGACCGCGGCCACCAACGGCGGCGAGCGCGCCAAGGACTCGTCGCTCACGGAGTTCGGGGCGACCCCAGCCGAACTCGACGACGACCCCGAGGCTGAAGCTGATCCCGGTCCCGGAGACGGAGACGAAGGCGAGAACGAGGACGAAGCGGGCGTCGTCGCCACCGCGGGTGACGCCGAGGGAGAAGCCGAAGCCGAAGACGGGGACGAAGAGGAGGTCGAGGTCGTCGTCGACCAGCGGGAACTCGACTCGACGATCGCCCGCGACCTCTCGACGCGCGAGGGGGTCCGAACCAGGCTCGAGACGCTCGCCGTCGGCGACTACGTCCTCTCGGACCGGGTCGTCGTCGAGCGGAAGACCGTCGCGGACTTCCTCGACACGCTCACCGGGGGGGATCGGTCGCTGTTCGAGCAGGCCCGCGACGCCTCGCGGCACTACGCACGGCCGGTCGTCGTGATCGAGGGCGACGGACTGTACGAGGAACGGAACATCCACCCCGGCGCGATCCGCGGCGCGCTCGCCTCGCTGGCCGTCGACTTCGGCGTGAGCGTCCTCCACACCCGCGACGAGAGCGATACAACGGAGCTCCTGGCGACGATCGCGACGCGCGAGCAGACCCAGCGGGACCGGGCCGTGAGCGTCCACGGCGAGAAGAGCGCGAAGACGCTCGACGAACAGCAGGAGTACGTCGTGAGCGCCATCGCCGACGTCGGGCCCGTCACCGCGCAGTCGCTCCTCTCGGCACTGGGGAGCGTCGAGGCGGTGATGACCGCCACCGAGGAGGAGTTACAGGAGGTGCGCGGCGTCGGCGCGAAGACGGCCGCGCGCATCCGTGAGGTGGTCGGGAGCGACTACGCGTTCGACGAGAGCGAGTAA
- a CDS encoding Brp/Blh family beta-carotene 15,15'-dioxygenase: MSSRAVVSEPLPAGVRRTLSAAVVRPSWVALGAAAVLAPLVAVLPRAAVYAPFVASVLVFGLPHGAVDHLAPARTAGTGRWRSMIGVGLLYLVAGGGYLAWWFLDPVSAAVFFILLTWAHWGQGDVYALLAFVDAEHLSTRAERGLALVVRGGLPMVAPLAFHPAEYRRVASAFVALFGGPVAALDPFFTPTARLVAGGGLLALTLVGVGVGAWRVRGGAARHPWAVDVGELALLWVFFAVLPPVLAVGLYFTLWHALRHIARLLLVDPGSREALTAGDAADALGRFARDAAPLTAVSLLGFVGLALVVPGAESLGALADDPDGLLALYLVGIAVLTLPHVVVVTWMDRVQGVW; the protein is encoded by the coding sequence GTGAGCTCCCGCGCCGTGGTGTCGGAGCCGTTGCCAGCCGGCGTCCGACGGACCCTCTCGGCGGCGGTCGTCCGCCCCTCGTGGGTCGCCCTGGGCGCTGCGGCCGTCCTCGCCCCGCTCGTGGCCGTCCTCCCCCGCGCGGCCGTCTACGCGCCATTCGTCGCGAGCGTCCTCGTCTTCGGCCTGCCGCACGGTGCCGTCGACCACCTCGCGCCCGCCCGAACCGCCGGGACCGGCCGCTGGCGGTCGATGATCGGCGTCGGCCTGCTCTACCTAGTCGCCGGCGGGGGCTATCTCGCGTGGTGGTTCCTCGACCCCGTCTCGGCCGCGGTGTTTTTCATCCTCCTCACCTGGGCCCACTGGGGACAGGGCGACGTCTACGCGCTGTTGGCGTTCGTCGACGCCGAGCACCTCTCCACCCGGGCCGAACGCGGCCTCGCGCTCGTCGTCCGCGGCGGGCTCCCGATGGTCGCCCCGCTCGCCTTCCACCCGGCCGAGTACCGACGGGTCGCGAGCGCGTTCGTCGCGCTGTTCGGCGGTCCCGTCGCGGCGCTCGACCCATTCTTCACCCCGACAGCGCGACTCGTCGCCGGCGGCGGTCTCCTCGCGCTCACGCTCGTCGGCGTCGGCGTCGGCGCGTGGCGCGTTCGGGGTGGGGCGGCACGCCACCCCTGGGCCGTCGACGTGGGCGAACTCGCGCTGCTGTGGGTCTTCTTCGCCGTCCTCCCGCCGGTGCTCGCGGTCGGGCTGTACTTCACCCTCTGGCACGCGCTCCGGCACATCGCCCGCCTCCTGCTCGTCGATCCGGGGTCGCGCGAGGCGCTCACCGCGGGCGACGCGGCGGACGCGCTCGGACGCTTCGCCCGCGACGCCGCGCCGCTGACCGCCGTCTCGCTCCTCGGCTTCGTCGGCCTCGCCCTCGTGGTGCCCGGGGCGGAGTCGCTCGGGGCGCTCGCGGACGACCCCGACGGCCTCCTCGCGCTGTACCTCGTCGGCATCGCCGTACTCACCCTCCCGCACGTCGTCGTCGTCACCTGGATGGACCGCGTCCAGGGCGTCTGGTGA
- a CDS encoding lycopene cyclase domain-containing protein has translation MDEAMTLTYLGFHLVFVLPPLVVLVLAAPTLPSGRRRVALTGLVGITLLALVYTTPWDNFLIERGVWWYGEGTVVARIGAAPVEEYLFFVLQPVLSGLFLYVMGFSSAFEPGDTRLSPRLVGAVGFLALSVAGAALLSTTAGYYIGAILVWAGPLLALQWGVGGGYLLRQRREWPVAVAIPTLYLWFADRVAIGLGVWTISETFTVGIDILGLPLEEATFFLVTNLLVVQGLVLFEWVMHRWGRLTLDDDAGGTDRTPVVTGDDPAGATPRENARTIERGR, from the coding sequence GTGGACGAAGCGATGACGCTCACCTACCTGGGGTTCCACCTGGTGTTCGTCCTCCCGCCGCTCGTGGTGCTCGTCCTGGCGGCGCCGACGCTCCCGTCCGGCCGTCGCCGCGTCGCGCTCACCGGACTCGTCGGGATCACGCTGCTCGCGCTCGTCTACACGACCCCGTGGGACAACTTCCTCATCGAACGGGGCGTCTGGTGGTACGGCGAGGGGACCGTCGTCGCCCGCATCGGCGCGGCACCCGTCGAGGAGTACCTCTTCTTCGTCCTCCAGCCCGTCCTCTCGGGGCTGTTCCTCTACGTCATGGGCTTTTCGTCCGCCTTCGAGCCGGGCGACACCCGGCTCTCGCCGCGGCTGGTCGGGGCCGTCGGCTTCCTCGCGCTGAGCGTCGCCGGCGCGGCGCTCCTCTCGACGACCGCCGGCTACTACATCGGTGCGATCCTCGTGTGGGCCGGTCCGCTGTTGGCGCTCCAGTGGGGCGTCGGCGGCGGCTACCTCCTCCGACAGCGTCGGGAGTGGCCGGTCGCGGTCGCGATTCCGACGCTCTACCTCTGGTTCGCCGATCGGGTCGCCATCGGCCTCGGAGTGTGGACCATCTCCGAGACGTTCACCGTGGGGATCGACATCCTCGGCCTCCCGCTCGAAGAGGCCACGTTCTTCCTCGTGACGAACCTCCTCGTCGTCCAGGGGCTGGTGCTGTTCGAGTGGGTGATGCACCGGTGGGGGCGGCTGACGCTCGACGACGACGCCGGTGGCACCGACCGCACCCCGGTCGTCACCGGCGACGACCCGGCCGGCGCGACGCCCCGTGAGAACGCCCGGACGATCGAGCGGGGCCGCTGA